The segment TATTTATGGCCCATACGATCCTCAACCTGAGATCTGGCCATCTCCGTCCGGAGTACAAAATGTGCTTTCAAAGTTCAAGACAGCGTCTGAGTTTGATCAAAGAAAAAAGATGGTGAATCAGGAGAGTTTTTTGAAACAAAGGGTTGAGAATGCTGAAAAGAAACTTAGAAAGCAATTGAGAGACAACAAAGAAAAAGAGACAACCATGCTCATGCTTCAATGTCTCAATGCTGGGGGGATCGTGCCGAACGACAGTTCGGTGGATGGTTTGAATGATCTTACATGGATGATTGATAGGAATCTGAAGGAGATTGGCAGAAGGATAGAATCAATTGACAGCAACAGTAATAttcctcaaaatcaaaatgaaaatCAAGTTGCCACCGCTCAAAGCCAAGAACAACTCCAAGTGGATCCGCCTCTGCCACTACTACCACCACCGCCGCCAGCACCAACAGTGTCTGATATTGATGAAGTTGAAATGATGAGTAGGTTGGGATGGCTATGAATTAAATGACATCATGTTGATGCACATGATGATGAATGGTGGTGAACTTGAAACAATCCCATTTGGTTATAATGCTAATCTTAGAATGGATATTGACCTAAACTACTGTCTTGAATAAAATCATGTGTTTATAGACTTGATGATGCATATCCTTTTAGGTGGATATAACGACTTTAGttcacattttttattatttgatgatttgaatttttgttttctattttatgCATGTGAAGACACAATCATTAGTCATTATGGTGTATTTTTCACATCTTATATGTATTGATGTTTGATTGAATATAGAGTCTTCTGTGTGTGCTTTACGGCTTTCAATACTTTGCACTACCATTAGTCTTGAATATTAACAATTAAACAAACTGATTTCAATGTAAACAAACTGATTTCAAAGATCACTAAGATTTATCCTAGCccaactaatatatatatatatatatatatatatatatatatatatatatatatatatatatatatatatatatatatatatatatatatatatatatatatatatatatatatatatatatatatatatatatattagagtgCTCAAACACAAAGAATTGATCCTAACTAAGTATATTTGTCATCTCaaagaatcaaattaaaatttagCCCTTTGGAAAAAACCATCGTATAAAGGAATACATGACACTACTATAAACAATACAATTTATGATAAAACATTCCATACAAATTCTTCTTAAAGGGTTTTCTCTTGCTAGGTGTGATTAACAATTTGATAGAGTTTTTGGGTTTCAATACAAATTTATTTTTCACAGcacttttcttgaattttttttccagattttgtTATTGTTTCAATACTATTAATAATAGAGACAACATTATCAATATTGTCAATGATCTTTTCATTGATATTATACTACACTTTGCAACTTCGGCTATGAACACAATCCGATGTAAATAGAGGCATATTTTGCTCGATTATTTATTAAATCAGAGAGATATGTGGCGTGTgcaacataattttaaaaatcataaaattgttGTTGATAGAAATCAAACATATCTGAAGAATAATTTATCCCTCAGCTTTACAATAACCGAGAGGTAAAGTGACAAGTTTTTATAACGCTCTCTGTTACCTCGCTTCTGTACTGAGGTTCAAGAACTTTTGCGTCCGAGGTCATATCTCTTTGCTGTAGTAGT is part of the Vicia villosa cultivar HV-30 ecotype Madison, WI unplaced genomic scaffold, Vvil1.0 ctg.001290F_1_1, whole genome shotgun sequence genome and harbors:
- the LOC131634403 gene encoding agamous-like MADS-box protein AGL80 — its product is MTRKKLKLAFIEKDTARKLAYKNRKNSLVKKVDELTTLCGIDACAIIYGPYDPQPEIWPSPSGVQNVLSKFKTASEFDQRKKMVNQESFLKQRVENAEKKLRKQLRDNKEKETTMLMLQCLNAGGIVPNDSSVDGLNDLTWMIDRNLKEIGRRIESIDSNSNIPQNQNENQVATAQSQEQLQVDPPLPLLPPPPPAPTVSDIDEVEMMSRLGWL